GACTCAGTTGCGTATGATCCAATCGTTTAAATAGTGTTCCCGAGCTACCACGTAGGCCGATATTATCTACGGTTACTCCGTAATTACCTTCAAAAGAGAAAGCATAAAATTCAGGGCTGGTCTTGGCCAAAAACTCAAACTTTAGTTTTTCCGGAGCCTGATCAAAATGCCACTTCATGGTACCAAAACCTTCATTAGCGGCAATAATTTCTGATTTGGTAACGCTGTCGTTAATAATTGTTTTAGTAATAAATGCCTGTGGATTATGTCCATAAAACAATGTAACATTCGTATACTTTCTGGTATTAAAATAGGTCATTCGAGATGGTTCGAATTGTACCCAGGCAGTTTGTGTTTCCGTAAGATTAGTATCAGTAGGATAAGTGAACATTCCGAATCCACATAATGGACCATATCTTTTGTGATGAATATTGGTGTCAACTTTTCCAAATAAAGTAAAGCGATTCCAGTTTTCAGAATTGGTTTGTTTAATGGATGCGTTTGGTACACCTTCAACGGCCGGGATCAGCCCGGCTCCAATACCTCCATATGCTTTTTGAAGTTCATTACGAATGATTCCGGTAATACGATCTCCTTCAATTTGGGAATCACCGTAATGCATGATTCGTACTTTTCCTTTTTTAGTGTTTTTGGTTTTTTCTAAAGCTTCAAAAAGCGGGAACATGCTTCTTCTATCATTTTCGCTCCATTGAATTCTGGATAGTTCTTGTCTTCGAATCAAACGGGCACGTTCAATAGAATCTTTAATCGCAGTAGAATCGATTTCGACTTCCAGTTCTTCCAAAAAAGCCTCAACATCTTCGATTTTTTCTATTGGTTCTACGTTAGCAGTATCCGTTTCGAATGAAGCAAATTTGAGCTTGTAATCATCGTAGATTGCGATTCCGTCTTTAGGGAAAAACCAGGCTGTGATCAGCGATAACAGACCAACACTTAACAGAAAAAGTAATGTTTGATATGGTTTCATACGCAATTAAAACGTTACGGACAAATATGAAAAAAAACTGAAATGACTGTGCATGTTTGCGAATAAGTTGCTCACACTTATCTATTAATGAAATATCAATCCGGATATTGTTTACGGTTTGTAAATTTTGAGTTTCATTCCCGGACTAATTTTATCCGTACACCCATTCCATTCCATGATGTTTTGTGCGGATACACCCGGGAATTTTTTTGCGATTAACCACAGGGACTCACCATTTTTAACGGTATAGATTTGAGGTGTTCCTTTTCCCGGTTTTGCGGGTTTCGGCTTGACATTTATTTTATTATCTGCAGTTTCTTTAGGAAGGTCCGTAGTTTGATTTTTTGGAACATATAAAACTAGTTTCTGGCCGATATTGATTCGATCAGATTTTAAATGATTCCATTGTTTGATTTGACTCACTTTTACATGATTCCGTTGCGCAATTTTACCTAATACGTCACCAGATTTTACGGTATATGTCACTGCCTTATATTTGGTTAAATCTGGAATCCCACTTTCCATTCTTTTACGTAATTCTTCAAGTTCTTTTTTCTTCCGAATTTCTTCTTCTTTTTGAAAAGCAAGGAAAGCATCATATTTCTGATGAAATAAATCTGCTTTTTCTTTTGGAAGATATAACGGATATTGATTTCCCGGTAAAGCTTTTTTACCAATCAAAACCGGATTCATCATTTCTATTTGAGCCATTGGAATATCCATAAATTGACTAATCGTAGAAAAATCCAAAGTATCTGTTGGAATAACTTCCATCCAGTAAGATTCAGGAACAGACATAAGATGATCAGGTGTTTTGAAATGCGTAAGCCAATTGCTCCATGCTTTTAGGTAGGAAAAATAACCTTGAATTTCCGGTGATAACTGTTCGAAAAATAAAGATGGATTGACTGTGTCCAGTTGGGCAATATGTTTATTGACAAATGGCACTGAAGTGTAAAATGCGGTAATTACTAAAAAGTCATTATTCAGGTAATATTCGTTTAGAAATTGAATGTGCTTTGCAGCAGCGTCACTGGATTTTTCAATGTCATTACGTTCATCAATGAATTGATCAATTCGAAGTCCATACCTACGTGCAGTTACATAAGAGATTTGCCAAGGACCGGATTTGTCTTTTAAATATTTAAGTGATGGATTGTCTCCACTTATGGTGAGTGGCAGTAAAGTGTACTCATCGCCAAGTTTATAAGTTCTAAGTGCTTTTTGATAATGTGGGAGTGCATGATGATATGTTTCTAAGAAACTATAAAGCTTGTCACATTCCTGAGCCAGGAATAAAGCCAGAAATTCTTCTTCATATTGTGGATTGAGCGGTAATGAATCCAGAAATGCAAAGGATGGAATTTGAGTATTGGAAAGTAGAGGAGGGCAGTTATTTTTTTGATCAATGGATTTATGCGGAATTGCAGAGGTATATTCTTTGTGTGCTTTAATTATGGGTTGCACACGACTGACTGCAAAATCTTGCGTCCAGCCAGAAATAAGAATAAAAAGAAATCCTAAAAGAAATGTGTATTTCATGAATTATAGTTGCCTTACAAAAGTATGCAGGGAAGTAATTCAGAAAAGGGATGTTGAAAACTGGGGAAAAGTCTTTTCTTCTCCCCAGTTGGTTTTAAATGAATGTATTATTCAACGATTTCAATAGTTTTTGAATCGATTCCTGCGGTGTAGAAAAAGCCTAATGCCAATACTTCATCTTCACCCTGTTTGTATACGTTACCTCTGATCTCCGCAGGTGGAGAAGCAAATGGACTTCCGGCTCCAAACAACTGTTGCTGAATAAGAGTTAGGTACTTTAAGTATCGTGCAGATATTTTAAGTTGTTCAATTGTAACAAATACCTGATTTGTTGGACTAGAAGCTTTGTAATTAACATATTGATCTTCTGACATTCCAAAAACATCCAAATCTGTAACATCCTGTCCGTCTACAAAACGATCGTCAGCAAAGAATAGATCATCAGATTCGAATTGATAATAGTCATTTACATAAGACTTCCATTGATAGTTGTCACCAGCTCCTGCAGGCTCTTGTGTGTTTATTTTAACAAGTATTTCACCTCCTTGTGGACCGGGGCCACCTGGACTTTCGTTATATTCATACCATATGGTGTCAATTGGCACAGGAGTTTCCATAATTTCTGAGGCAGATATATACCTTGAACCATCACTTAATGTGATATCGATTTGATAGTCTTTTCCTTCAATACCCTTATATTGAAGTTCAAAACGTTTGTCTACCTGATTGAAACTATAAGTGCCAGCTTCAGTTCCATCTTCTAATAAAATAACCTTGGCATTTTGGTGTACGCTATAATCAGGAACCTGATTTGAGAAATAGTTTTCCAGGTTACTTAATCTGACGTATTGCATGGTGTTGAGATTGGATAGGTAGCCATCTACAACTAAAACTGGTTTCGGATCATCCAATTTAAGATCAATGGTCTCATTACATGAAGTAATGGTCACGATCGCAAACAATAAAATGATATATAATTTGAGTTTCATGATTTCAATAATTAAAATTTGAAGTTATAGGTGACAAATGGAACCGGAATTCCGATGATAGATAGTTGCTTCGCTTCCGTTTGTGTTGGATTGTTTTCACTTTGTGTGAAGTAGATCGAATATGGGTTTTTGCGACCATAAACGTTATACAATCCGAATGCTATCGATGAGCGCCACGACTTTTTACCCGTTTTGAATGCATAAGTTGCAGAGAGATCTAAACGGTGTGTATTTGGAATTCTAGAAGCATTTCTTGTACGGTAATCCGGAAGGATTTTACCATCCCATACATAACCACCATTTGGATACGTAGCAGGTCTTCCCGTCATGAAAATAAAGTTACCTGAAAGCTTCCATCTGTCTGTAAGCTCATACATTCCCACAATCGTTAAATCATGTGTTTTATCCCAATTGGTAGGATATGGATTTCCTTCGTTAATTCCGTTGGCCACTTCTGTATAGTCTCCTGCTACAAAACCATCCACTTCCATTGTGGTTCTGGATAACGTGTAAGCAATCCATCCGGTTAATAAACCTTTTTTCTTGCTTAACATTAATTCTAAACCATAAGATGTACCATCGCCAGAAAGTAATTCGGTTTCGATATTATCGTTGAGGAGTAATTCCGCACCATTTCTATAATCAACTAAGTCTCTCATACTCTTGTAGTACACTTCAGCAGAAAGCTCATAAGTATTCGATTTGAAGTTTCTGAAATAACCTACTACGTATTGATCTGCTGTAGCAGGGTCTACATAGTATCCGGCAGGCTTCCAAATATCAATAGGGGTTGCTGCGGTCGTATTACTAATCAAGTGCATGTACTGACGTGTACGTTGATAGCTGGCTTTAAGAGATTGTTTTTCATTAAGAATGTAATTCACTCCCAATCTAGGTTCAAGTCCACCATATTGGGCAACGACATCTCCTTTTTCGTAACGTTTAGTGTCAATAATATCATCTTTTGTGGTTGGAACACCGTGCTCATAGATGTTAAGATCATACGGTCCCATATTGAAGTAATGGGTATAACGCAGTCCATATTGGAGTTTTAGTTTCTTCGTTACCTCATGTTCGGAACCTGCATAAATACTTGGCATACGCGCGGTTTCTTTTTGAACCGTAATGGTGTTGAAGTTTGAATTGTCACTTAATCCTTTTACTGTACCAGGGTAGAACTCGTAGTTTTGATACTCTGCACCAAAATCTAAAGTGATTTTTGGCGAAGCGAAATAAGTAAAAGCCAATTTACCTTCAGCAGTTACAATCCGAGAATTCCATTCGAAAGCTGACGCTCCAGAAGGTACCCCTAATGCGTATCCGTAATCAGAATAAACTCCGGTGACATTCATAAACAATTTGTCATTTACGATATGATTCCATCTGACACTACCTGTGGAATTACCCCATTTCATGTTGAAGTCATCACCAAATCCAAAAACATCCTTACCGAAGTATCCCGAAGCAAAAACACGGTTTTTATCGTTGATCTTCCAACTGATTTTGGCATTTAAATCATAGAAAAATGCTTTGTTGTCTTTAAAGTCGTTGGTGAGTTTTAAGAACAAATCCGCATAAGAACGTCTTCCCGAAACCAGGAAAGACACTTTGTCCTTTACTAAAGGTCCCTCTAACGTCAAACGACTAAATAGTAGTCCGATACCGCCAGTTCCTGAAAACTTTTTATCGTTTCCGTCTCTTTGACGTACATCCATTACAGAGGAAAGACGCCCGCCATATTTAGAAGGGATCCCCCCTTTATATAGCGTCACATCTTTAATCGCATCAGGATTGAAAACGGAGAAGAAACCAAATAAATGTGAAGAGTTGTAAACCGGAGCTTCATCCAGTAAGATGAGGTTCTGATCAATATTTCCTCCACGAACGTTAAATCCGGAAGCTCCTTCACCCACGCTGGTTACACCAGGACGAAGTTGAATAGATTTGATGACATCAGCTTCTCCCAAAAGTTGTGGGATGTCTTTAATAGTGGAAATGCTCAATTTCTCGACACTCATCTGAACGTCTGTTACATTTTGATCTTCCTTGGTAGCTGAGATAACAAATTCTTCTAATACCTGATCGGATGAGGTTAATGTGAAATTAAGTGTTTTAGATTGGTCCATTTGAAAAGAATCCACGAAGGTTTGATACCCCACAAATGAGACTTCAAATGTGTAAAAACCCGGGTCAACAGTTAAGGAATAAAACCCATAAACATTGGTGACAGCACCAGTACCGAGTTGTTTGACTTTGATCGTAGCTCCAATAAGATCTTCACCGGTAGAAGCGTCTCTTACATAGCCGCTTAAGGTTGGTTTACCGGGATTTTTTTGAGCAATTAGTAAATGAGATGTCCCTATTAACAGGAGAGTTAAAAAGGCTCGAAATATGTTTTTCATTTTAGTGTGAAAAATGTTGATTGAATGATGCGCAAATTTGCGGAATAATCATCATATAAAATTGTGAAATGTGTTAAACGGTTGATACCATAATTTAATTGTTTGGGATGTCAATAAAAGGTTGATTTTTTATTCTAATGGCTTCTGAGGAGTGGTAGGTTTTTGTATTAGTTTAGTGGCATGTGGAAATGGCTAAAGATATTCTTAGGACCTCTTTTGGGTGGAGTTGTTTTTTATTTGTTGCAGCAAAGCACTCAGGATCAGAATATGTCGATCACGGGAGGGGTGGCAGTGTGGATGGCTGTCTGGTGGATTACGGAAGCTATTCATATCTATTTTACTGCTTTGATACCGATTACTATTTTACCATTTGCAGGAGTGATTAGTATGAAAGAACTAGCTCCGGCTTACATGCCTGAAATCATATTCTTTTTTGTTGGAGGTTTCTTATTGGCGTTTGCGCTGGAAAAATGGAATTTGCATCGAAAAATAGCATTGAAATTACTATTGATTTTTGGGCATACGCCAAAGCGTATTTTATTGGGTTTTATGTTTACCAGTTATGTGCTCAGCATGTGGATTTTGAATACAGCAGTGGTCATGATGTTGTTACCTGCCGCTTTGGCGGTACTCACTCAGATTTCAAAGTCGGTAAAACAGGGATTCGAAAACTTGAAAACACCTATATTATTAGGAATGGCATATGCAGCTTCTATTGGAGGAACTGCGACATTAATTGGTACTGCTCCCAATTTATATTTTATGGATTTTTACAATAGCCATTATCCGGATTTGGAGCCGATTACATTTAGTGGGTGGTTTATGGTAGGGCTTCCAGCGAGTTTGATTTTTTTTATGGCGGCATATCTGTTTTTGGTTTGGAAATACTTTAAACAACAACCAGAATTAAATTTAAATGTGGATTACATCAAAGAAGAATATCGTAGGTTGGGGAAAATGACTTTTGAGCAGATTGGTGTGGCTATTGTTTTTTCGATAGCAGTTCTTTTATGGTTTACAGCAAAAGATGTTTCTGTAGGAGCGTTTCATTTTAAAGGGTGGACGCATATTTTCCCTGAACCAAAGTATATCAAGGAAAGTACGATCGCGATGTTAGCAGCATTTGTACTGTTCATATTGCCGGCCAAGAATGCTCAGGGACATTTGTTAGATTGGGAGGCAGCTAAGAAAATACCCCTGGGAATGATTTTTTTATTTGGAGGTGGTTTTGCCATTGCCAAAGTAATTGGGATTACCGGACTCTCAAATTGGCTTGGGGAAAGTTTGGCATTTGTTTCTGCATATCCTCCGGTTTTGGTGGTGATATGTTTGGCCTTGTTTATGACTTTTTTCACAGAGCTTACGTCCAATACTGCTTCAACGGTTTTGATGTTACCTATATTGTTGGCATTGGCTTCAAATGTTAATGCACATCCAATGCTCATAATGATGCCTGTGATCATGTCGGCATCATTTGCATTTATGTTACCCGTAGCAACACCTCCGAATACGATTGTCTATGCTACCGAGCAAATTGATAGTAAAGAAATGGCATCTACCGGATTTGCTTTGAATTTAATTGGCGTAGGCGTGAGTGTGTTTTTCGTTCTGGTGTGGGCAGCCTGGGTATACGGAATATAAAATTACTTCACCGAAGTTTTCAGAAGTTCTTGCCCTTCAATTGAAGCGACTAATTGATCTCCGATTTGCACAGATCCAACACCTGCTGGAGTTCCGGTATAAATTAAGTCTCCTATTTTAAGTGTAAAATATTTTGAGATGTGTTCAATCAAAGTGTCGATATCGAAAAGCATGTCTTTAGTATTCCCAATTTGAACGGGAGTTCCATTTTTTTCTAGTTTGAAATTTAAATTTTGAAGATCTTCAAATTGATCCACTGGAATAAATTTTCCGATAGGAGCGGAACCATCAAATGCTTTGGCAATTTCCCATGGTAAGCCTTTAGACTTAAGATCCTTTTGTACATCTCTTGCTGTAAAGTCTATTCCAACAGTGATTGAGTTGTAGTATTTATGCGCGAATTTCTTTTTGATGTGTTTTCCCAATCGATTGATTTTAACTACAATCTCAAGTTCGTGATGAACATCTTTGGTGAAATCTGGAATAAAAAATGGTTTTTGACTTTGAAGTAGCGCTGAATCGGGTTTCATAAACATAACCGGTTCTTTAGGAACAGGGTTGTTTAGTTCTTTTGCATGCATGGCATAATTACGCCCAATACAGATAATCTTCATGTTATTTTTTATTCTGATTTCTAATTTGTTGTAATACTTTTTTGGTGTTTTGAGAAAAATCACCTTTCATCATCCAGCCGTAATATGCCGGTTCTGTTTTGAGTACTTCAGCTACAGGTTTTCCTTTGTGTTTTCCAAAGTTGAATACCGTAATATGATCATCGTTTTTTACAAAACGTCCTGCAAGATCCACCGCATTATGCATAGTAGTGAATTCACTTAAAAATTTAGTATCGCGTTTTAAGTCAGTGTATTTTGCGAGTTGTGCTTCTAAAATTTCATAAGTAGCTAAAGTATCGGCCTCTGCACTATGCGCGTTACTTAGGTCTTTTCCACAATAGAATTTATATGCCGCTACCAAAGTACGTTGTTCTTTTTTGTGAAATATGTTTTGTACATCAATCAGGTCTCGGTCTGTCACATCAAAATCGTAACCTACCCGGTGAAATTCTTCAATCAAAAGTGGGACATCGAAGCGATTAGAATTATAACCAGCCAAATCACAATCATTTAAAAATAGATAGAGGTTTGGAGCAAGTTCAGAAAACGTTGGCGCATCTTTAACATCCTCATTTGTGATGCCATGAATCGCGGTTGATTTTTCAGGAATTGGAATTTCAGGATTGACTTTGTAGGTCCTCGTTTCAGCTTTGCCGTTCGGCATTACCTTATGAATAGAAATTTCAAGAATTCGATCTGTAGCGATATTAACCCCAGTTGTTTCAAGATCAAAAACAGCAATTGGTCTGGTTAGTTTTAAATTCATTTCGATGTTTGAATGATAGCAAAATGCTTTTTGTTTTGATGAAGCAAACTTAAGAGATTTAAGTTTTACCCATAAAAAAACTCCCCGGAAATGAGGAGTTTTTTCAATTTGTATGTTTGCTAGGTTTATTGCCCAGTAACGATCTCTACTTCACATCTTCTGTTTTGAGCAGTGTATCTTAAGATGTAACCTCCGTTAGCGTCAGTGTCTTTGATTTTCAATTGAGACTCACCGTAACCTTCGATGATCATTTGATCAGGATTTACGCCATGTTTCTTGAAGTAATCAGCAACTGTTTTTGCTCTACGTTTTGATAAACCAACGTTATAAGAAGCTGGACCCTGAGAATCTGTATGTCCAGCAATCACGATCTTTTTATTTGGATCTTGATTTAAGATTTTCGCTACTTTTTCTATATAAGCTCTATCTTCATCATTGATATTTGATTTATCAAAGTCAAAGTAAATTTCGTGAACGAATTTACCATCTGCATTCTTAACAGGAGCTGGTAGCTCTGCCATCAATTCGTCTTTCTCCCATGGAGTTACACGAGACTCAGGATCAGTATATGCAGGACTCTCTGGAGATAAACCTGTCACAAATGCTTCTTTACTTTGATCTCCTCTTGCAGCATTGATATCATAGAATGCGTTTGTCAATGTAGATTTTTGCTCGTAAACAAATTTGTCTCCATCTTCTTTCAACTCACAAGATAACATTTGGAAAATATCGTACTCACTACATTGTTCAGGAATACTGATGTTATAAGTATGTGTAGCGTAACCTTTTACATTTAATGATAAGATGTAATCAGTTTCAGTATTTACTTTATAGCTATAGTGTCCACCTTCTAATAAAGGATTAACTGTAGCAACAACTGAAGAATCTACATTCATCAATGTTAAGCTTGCACTGTCAATCGGATGTCCGTTTAAAGCGATGAATTTACCAGTTAAGTTGGTAGTAGGAACATCATGACAAGTCCATACTCTCCAAATATCATAGTCTCCTTCACCTCCCATACGGTCAGAAGCCAGGTAACCAAACTCTTCGTTGTCTCCTGTTAAACGGAAGTGGATATCATTTGCCGGTGAGTTTACAGGTACGCCCATATTTTGAACATTTCCCCAACCCGAATCAGTTTTGGTTGCTACAAAGATGTCAAAATCACCAATTGAGTTGTAGCCTTTAGACGCGAAATATAGTTTCTGACCATCGTTGCTGATAAATGGAGACCCTTCATCGTATTCCGTATTAATGCCTTTTAAGAATTTAAAGCTACTCCAGTTTCCATCAGCATCTTTAACAGACTCATAGATATCAGTACTGTTCCAACCACCACCACGATCACTGGTAATAAAGATGTGATCTTCAGCTCTGTTTATTGCGATAGAAACGATTTGATTGTCAGTGAAGAAAGTGGTGTTAATCCCATATTTTTTAGGATCTTGTAAGTTTTCAGAAACATACAATGTACCTGTTCTATAAAAGAAAAACTTAGAAAGGTCTTTACTGAAAGAAATAGATGATTCGTTATCTTCAGATTCAATGTTTTTATTTAATACAACACCATCTGCTTTAGCTCTGGGAAGCCATTTTTTGTATACCGGATCATAATTGGTATAAAAAATCTCTTCCTGACCTTTAGCTTGAAAGGTCATGTATTTAATGTTAAAAAGGTTGGCATTGGTAGATGTGAAAACCAATGTTTTTAAATCTTCATATACCACAGGTGCATAATCCAAAAACATAGTGTTGACATCGCCCCCAAGATTTTCAACGAACATGCCTTCGGTAGGTGAATTGGTCAAAGCTTTACCAGTGTTACACTGATCCATTCTTTGATCCATCAATTTACTTAGACCTTTTTCAATACGTACACCATCAGTGGCTTTGTATTTGTCGTAATATACTTTTGCAGAATCAAATTGACCCATGTAGTGAAAAGACTCACCTTTTAAAAGTAATACACCAGGTGTTTGGTCAGGATCCACTTTATTAAAGTAGTCCATGGATTTGTCTGCGTTAATTCTACTATTTAGAAAAGCAACTCCACAGTAGAGATTTAGTTCCTGGTCATCAGGTTTATCCTTGAGCAATTCCAAATAGATTTGCTTGGCTTTCTCCCAGTTACCATCTTCCAAATAGAACATAGCTCTCTTCGGAGTGATTTTCTCAGGCTTTGTGCTCTGCGCAAAAGTTGAGATGCCAGACAATAGCAAAACTGCCAGCATGATTGTCGTAGAAGTAAATTTGTGCATTCCTTTTAACATTTGGGGTTTGTTATGCTTCAAAAATAAACATAGGTGATAGTGGACACAAATATAGCAATCAGTTTTATTCACATGAGATTATTGATAACCGCATGCGAATAAAACTTTGATTAAGTGGGCTATAGTTCCCTGTTTGGATCGAAAGATTCCAGATAATCTGCTACGCGTCTTACGAACATTCCGCCAAGCGCTCCATCGATTACACGGTGGTCATAAGCGTGTGATAAGAACATTTTGTGACGGATGCCAATAAAGTCACCATCAGGAGTTTCAATCACAGAAGGCATCTTACGAATGGCTCCAACTGCCATAATGGCAACCTGTGGTTGGTTGATTACAGGAGTCCCCATAACATTACCGAAAGTACCCACATTGGTTACGGTATATGTTCCTCCTGCGATGTCGTCTGGAGATAATTTGTTGTCTCTGGCCTTTGTGGCTAAACCATTAACTTGTTTAGCAAGACCTGTAAGATTGTAATTGTCAGCATTGTGAATTACAGGAACGATTAGGTTTCCACTTGGTAAGGCAGTTGCCATTCCCAGGTTAATATCGTTCTTTTTAATGATGTAATCACCTTGAACTTCAACATTTACTAATGGGAAGTCTTTGATTGCTTTTACAATAGCTTCCATAATGATAGGAGTGAATGTTAGTTTCTCTCCTTCACGTTCGAAGAATTTATTCTTCACTTTGTTTCTCCAGTTCACGATATTGGTCACATCTGCTTCAACGTATGAAGTAACGTGTGGAGAAGTATGTTTGGAATTAACCATATGCTTCGCGATAAGCTTACGCATACGATCCATTTCAATAATTTCTACATTTCCACCAAAATCATTTGGATTCGGAGCGCCTTGTGGTACCGGAGCCGCTTTTGGTTGAGAAACAGGAGCAGTTGCAGCCGCTGGAGCTGCTGCTGGTGCAGTTGAAGCTGCCGTTTGACGTCCGTTGTTGATGTAGTTTAAAATATCTTTTTTAGTTACTCTGTTGTTAGAACCAGTTCCTTGAATAGATTCCAATTCTTGAAGAGAAACACCTTCTTCTTTAGCAATGTTTTTAACTAAAGGAGAGTAGAAGTTGTCACTTGATGAAAAATCAACATTTGCAGTTGGAGCTGCCGCAGGAGCTGCATTAGTAACTGCTACCGGTGCTGGAGCTGAAGTTTCTGCGACCGCTGGTGCAGCTGCTGTTTCTTCTGCAGGAACATCTGAATCACCTTCTCCGGAAATAATTGCAATAACATCCCCAACTTGAGGTACCGCACCTTCTTCGAATAATATTTTGGTAATCACCCCGTCTGCAGGTGAAGGAACTTCAGAATCTACTTTATCTGTTGCGATTTCTACAATTGACTCTTCTGCTTCAACTGTATCCCCAACAGCTTTTAACCATGTTGTAATTGTTGCCTCTGCAACACTTTCTCCCATTTTAGGAAGTTTGACTTCTATTTGTCCCATAGTTGTTGATTTTTAAGGACTGCAAAAATACACTAAAAATTGATTGTATTAATTGGAATGAGCCAAATTATCCATTGTTATTTTACTGAAATGTAGAGCTAATTATCTAGATTGTGTCTTTGTTGCCAAATTATTGAGAGGTCAAGGAGTGGGTCGTATTTTTTAGCATAGCTCAAATTAAGATTCTCAAAAAAGTCTTTTGGTTTGTTTTGACCTTTGTATGCCATCCCTAAATGAAGCACTGTAGGTTTTATGGATTGAGACAGTGACTGATGGTCGTCTATAGGTGAAAAGCCTACCCAGGTTTTTTGTCCAATCAAAACCTGAAATAAATTTCGTAAAAAGTCTTTTACAGATTTTTGAATGAAAATCAGAATAGGTGAACCTACAAGAAGAATAAGCGAAATGAAAATATCAAAGAAACGTTTGTTGTTTTTGCTTTCTTCTTTCAAAAATGTATTGGTGGTATGAATGGATAAAATCTCGCCAGAAGTATTTATGGATTGACTTCCAATAATAAAAGTGCTTTCGGGTGGTGCGATTTTTAATTCAATTTGTGGATTTTCCTGAATCATCATTTCATTTATAATGGAGCCGGAATCCATATCTTCTCCGCAATAAATGATTTGATTGATATTAAATATTTTTAGAGCATCTGGTAATTGGCCCAGATTTGCTATAAAATGATCGGAAGTGTTTTTGAAGTTATAACTTGGATAAACTTCAAGAATCATTTCGGGAACGTTAGTTGTTTTTTGCAGAAGCTTTTTAACGCGTTCAATCCCTCCTGATTTGCCTACAATGGCCATTCTGATATCTTGCTGGGTTTTAAATAAAATGGCTTTGAAATTAAGTTGATTCAGAACGGTACGGTAAAGTACGATGTTGATTGCAGAGAACAATGCACCCATAAAAATAACCACTCTGGAAAACCGGTATGCTTCGTCTAAAAGACCATAAAGTAATAACCCGGTAATACCACCCCATAAAACCCCCTTTAGAATTCGGTTGATGAATGGACTGGAATTGTAGCCATTATTCACATAAATTGAAATTAGGAAAATGACTCCATAACTTGGAAATAGCCATTTTAAAATTTGTTCGGGATAAATGATATCAGTAAAACTACTGTACACATTTGAGGTGAGAAACAACGTTGATAC
This genomic interval from bacterium SCSIO 12643 contains the following:
- a CDS encoding glycosyltransferase; the protein is MQEKPRLTVIIVNYNVEYFLAQCLHSVRKAAQLAPIETIVVDNNSSDGSVEMTKRLFPEVQIIANKDNKGFSSANNQAIRISKADYVLLLNPDTLVEEDTFKKCIDFMDQHPNAGGLGVKMVDGKGQFLAESKRGLPTPMVAFYKIFGLSALFPKSKTFGQYHLGHLDKNETHKVDILAGAFMMMRNSVLDKVGLLDEDFFMYGEDIDLSWRIRLGGYDNYYFPETRIIHYKGESTKKSSVNYVLVFYNAMIIFAKKHFSKSNANVFEILIRMAIYFRAGIALTRRFLEKSILPILDFLIIVSTLFLTSNVYSSFTDIIYPEQILKWLFPSYGVIFLISIYVNNGYNSSPFINRILKGVLWGGITGLLLYGLLDEAYRFSRVVIFMGALFSAINIVLYRTVLNQLNFKAILFKTQQDIRMAIVGKSGGIERVKKLLQKTTNVPEMILEVYPSYNFKNTSDHFIANLGQLPDALKIFNINQIIYCGEDMDSGSIINEMMIQENPQIELKIAPPESTFIIGSQSINTSGEILSIHTTNTFLKEESKNNKRFFDIFISLILLVGSPILIFIQKSVKDFLRNLFQVLIGQKTWVGFSPIDDHQSLSQSIKPTVLHLGMAYKGQNKPKDFFENLNLSYAKKYDPLLDLSIIWQQRHNLDN